ATAATTGtcgaaattaattaaaaaattcttaaaatagtggcacaataatgtaattatctCCGAAAACCAAACAGATAATTTTATTATGAATTCTGATTTCTTAGTATAGACTAGTAGCAAAACTAGTAATAAGATTGAGTTTTAGGGGTTAAAAAAAGAGCGGATCATCGATTATAACTTGAGTGGGCTTCGATAGGGCTTGTGATTGGTCAGTTTATAACCTTCATTACGATTGGTTGGCATTATAATTGccgaaattaattaaaaaagttcTTTAAAAAGTAGTGGTATGGTAATGTAATTATCTCCAAAAACTAAGGACATAATgattcttatttaataatatagattcaaTAATTCTGGATTTAtaaaaaacttttgtaaatatcAAGTTCAATAAGAAAAGACTTGAGATAAAATGGAATTTTCCCAAATTATCAAATCCAATAAGCCTCCTAAGTTATTGACTTATATATCAACCCATTTTAGAGTTGCACATATATGTGACTCAGGTGATTCATTAGattctattttcttttaaatacaGTGGTCATGCGTGCTTCTCGTTTGTAGTTATTGAATAATTCAAATACAAGTATTTAACTTCGCACTATTTTCGACTTAACCTAAGTTTATCCATTTTACCTCTTTCAAACACTTACCTACCACATGTTGTCATATTCGAATACTTTTAACTATCACAAAATAAAAGTATTGATTTCaacaaatttttggtttttgtttctcCTTTTCAGTTTATCAAGGCCTTCGGTTTTTTCGCCGTTGGCTTTGGAGAAATTTCAAACTGTAACAACTTTTTGTTTGAAGTTCAAATTGTAACAACACGGTTAGAattacttttctttttctttgttttttctgtGCTTCTGAGTTTCTCATAAATGGCCAATGTGAAACAAAGTGGTTTAGTTTACCTCCATGGAGATCTTGAACTCCAAATCATTGAGGCACGATACTTGCCCAACATGGACCTTCACTTTGAAAGGATCCGTCGTGTTTTCAACACATTAAATTTGTTCGATAAGCATAGTTCTTCTCCTAAGGGTAGCCATAGGCGTACACGTAACAATATAATCACTAGTGACCCATATGTAACTGTTTGCCTCGCCGGGGCCACGGTAGCCCGTACCCGTGTTATTTCAAATTCCCAAAATCCTGTCTGGAGCGAGCATTTTAAAATTCCATTGGCACATCCAGTCTCTCAAATTGAGTTTTATGTAAAGGATAACGATGTATTCGGAGCAGATCTGATCGGAATCGCAACAGTCTCTACTGCTAAAATTAAACTGGGTGAGACGATCAACGGATGGTTCCCGATCATTGGCTCGCCGAAACCAGATTCTGCTGTTCGATTGGAAATGAGATTTGTACCGTATGAAAAGAACCCTCTTTATAATCATGGAATTACATCAACAGGAGTGGCTAATTGTTATTTTCCAGTGAGGACTGGTGGGCACGTCACTTTGTACCAAGACGCGCACGTGCACGACAACATGCCAGAAATTGAGTTAGAAGACGGAGTTTTGTACCAGCACGAGCGATGCTGGGAAGACATATGCCACTCAATTTTGGAGGCTCACCACATGGTCTACGTTATTGGTTGGTCCATTTTCCACAAAGTGAAGTTGGTGAGGGATCAGTCGCGGAAACTACCCAATGGCGGGGATCTCAGTCTCGGTGATCTGTTAAAGTATAAATCACAAGAAGGTGTCAGGGTGCTGTTGTTGGTATGGGATGATAGAACTTCTCACAGCAAATTTTTCATTAACACGGTAACAAATCTATAGATTACattgttttgttataaaaagTCTTTGATTCTGAGAATTTGCTTCTTACTTTTTATTATAGACGGGAGTAATGCAAACGCATGATGAAGAAACTCGGAAATTCTTCAGGCGCTCTTCAGTTACGTGTGTGCTATCGCCCCGTTACGCTAGTAGTAAGCTTAGCATTTTCAAGCAGCAGGTATGCTTTTTGTTGTGTTTGTATTactactttttttgtttttttttccctttcttCAAAAGAACTTTATAACAGTGATGCAGAACTGTGCATATATTTTACCTAAGTTATATATTTCATGATGATGATCCTGCAGTATTTTAATGGCATATGGACTAGGTTGTGGGCACTGTCTTTTCGCATCATCAAAAATGTGTAATTGTCGATACACAAGCATCCGGTAACAACAGAAAGATAGCTGCTTTTATTGGAGGACTTGATCTGTGTGATGGTCGATATGACACACCTGAACATAGACTTTTCAAGGGTTTAGACACGGTCTTCCAGGGTGATTACCACAATCCCACATTTTcagtaggttttttttttttttttcattcttctaAACTATTGAAGTTCTAGTTCAAATATGATAATCTCCAAACAAATCATGcatagagcatctccaacctaGTTCTATAGT
The sequence above is drawn from the Brassica napus cultivar Da-Ae chromosome A8, Da-Ae, whole genome shotgun sequence genome and encodes:
- the LOC106359851 gene encoding phospholipase D delta-like isoform X2 codes for the protein MANVKQSGLVYLHGDLELQIIEARYLPNMDLHFERIRRVFNTLNLFDKHSSSPKGSHRRTRNNIITSDPYVTVCLAGATVARTRVISNSQNPVWSEHFKIPLAHPVSQIEFYVKDNDVFGADLIGIATVSTAKIKLGETINGWFPIIGSPKPDSAVRLEMRFVPYEKNPLYNHGITSTGVANCYFPVRTGGHVTLYQDAHVHDNMPEIELEDGVLYQHERCWEDICHSILEAHHMVYVIGWSIFHKVKLVRDQSRKLPNGGDLSLGDLLKYKSQEGVRVLLLVWDDRTSHSKFFINTTGVMQTHDEETRKFFRRSSVTCVLSPRYASSKLSIFKQQVVGTVFSHHQKCVIVDTQASGNNRKIAAFIGGLDLCDGRYDTPEHRLFKGLDTVFQGDYHNPTFSGGTKAPRQPWHDLHCKIEGPAAYDILINFEQRWKKATKWSEIGQKFKRVTRWHDDSLIKLERISWILSPSTAVPTNDTLWVSKDDDKQNWHVQVFRSIDSGSLKGFPKDVHKAHAQNLVCAKNLVIEKSIQTAYIQAIRSAQHFIYIENQYFIGSSFVWPNYKEAGADNLVPIELALKIATKIRARERFAVYIVIPMWPEGDPSSAPVQEILYWQGQTMQMMYEIIAREIKHMDLENVNPQDYLNFYCLGNREELPSDQNCVSSSGEMHLKNGEGL